The following are encoded together in the Thermomonas brevis genome:
- a CDS encoding ParA family protein, with translation MRVWAIANQKGGVGKTTSTLCLGRSLADAGKRVLLVDLDPHGSLTRAFGVPTEPPPIGTHELFNDQGIADVARPSGYPGIDLIAAQPAMATLERRSATQPGLGLALGRALQASPDSHDYALLDCPPTLGLLLVNALAACDRLIVPTQTDPLALHGLAGMLHTAAMVERSRSRPLLRQILPTLFDRRTRTGQHTLEQLQSHPGAAACPYPIPVDTRLRDADALGSREHIYGRGLIAYEHAMQWLLDTAPAEQEAA, from the coding sequence ATGCGGGTTTGGGCGATCGCCAACCAGAAAGGCGGCGTGGGCAAGACCACCTCCACCCTGTGCCTGGGGCGCAGCCTGGCCGACGCCGGCAAGCGCGTGCTGCTGGTCGACCTGGACCCGCACGGCTCGCTGACCCGCGCCTTCGGCGTGCCGACCGAGCCGCCGCCCATCGGCACCCACGAACTGTTCAACGACCAGGGCATCGCCGACGTCGCCCGGCCGTCCGGCTATCCCGGCATCGACCTGATCGCCGCCCAGCCGGCGATGGCGACGCTGGAACGGCGCAGCGCCACCCAGCCGGGCCTGGGCCTGGCGCTGGGCCGCGCCCTGCAGGCCAGCCCGGACAGCCACGACTACGCCCTGCTCGATTGCCCGCCGACGCTGGGCCTGCTGCTGGTCAACGCGCTGGCCGCCTGCGACCGCCTGATCGTGCCCACCCAGACCGACCCGCTGGCCCTGCACGGCCTGGCCGGCATGCTGCACACCGCGGCGATGGTGGAGCGCTCGCGCTCGCGCCCGCTACTGCGGCAGATCCTGCCGACCCTGTTCGACCGCCGCACCCGCACCGGCCAGCACACCTTGGAGCAGCTGCAGTCGCATCCCGGCGCCGCCGCCTGCCCCTACCCGATCCCGGTGGACACCCGCCTGCGCGACGCCGACGCGCTGGGCAGCCGCGAACACATCTACGGTCGCGGCCTGATCGCCTACGAACACGCGATGCAATGGCTGCTCGACACCGCTCCCGCCGAACAGGAGGCCGCATGA
- a CDS encoding chemotaxis protein CheA, producing the protein MSADGYDARADFLIEAREILDRLGEQVVALEQDPGDRPTLDAVFRGFHTIKGGAGFLDLPPMVALCHAFEDRIDAARSGTRELDAAAFDGAQRAVDLLLDMLDALGRGEDLGEVDAALLRQVRGGDAPAAAPAPAALDLPDNLDDLDFDALLDSLHGEGAIPGAAPAPAPVAAPPPPRPAAPAKPAAAEKPAPAATETEQTVRVDVRRLDALVNLVGELVLARNRLKTLRPGVHDENLDRAVTALDTVTARLQGAVMSARMQPVSRVFTRFPKLARDVARQLKKQVELVVEGGETELDRNLVEALADPLVHLVRNAIDHGIEMPDARRAAGKPEQGTVRLTAQQEGDHVAIEVSDDGGGIDPEAIRRSAIRKGLIDTEAAARLGEDECLSLLFLPGFSTRTEVSDLSGRGVGMDVVQSKIRELSGQVQIQSDLGKGSRFIIRVPLTLAILPTLLVELDDDVYALPLVRVIEVVTHDDSEVLWMDGQKILDLRERPLPVLSLREWLGLGDGRTTEATRGVVLQAGEQRFCLLVDRVVGREEVVIKALPRSLRGLPGYAGASLVGDGRMALILDVDALLESAQRGSSANARSR; encoded by the coding sequence ATGTCGGCGGACGGCTACGACGCCCGCGCGGACTTCCTGATCGAGGCGCGGGAGATCCTCGACCGCCTCGGCGAGCAGGTGGTGGCGCTGGAACAGGATCCGGGCGACCGCCCGACGCTCGACGCCGTGTTCCGCGGCTTCCACACCATCAAGGGCGGCGCGGGCTTCCTCGACCTGCCGCCGATGGTGGCGCTCTGCCACGCCTTCGAGGACCGCATCGACGCCGCCCGCAGCGGCACCCGCGAGCTGGACGCGGCCGCGTTCGACGGCGCCCAGCGCGCGGTGGACCTGCTGCTGGACATGCTGGACGCGCTGGGCCGCGGCGAAGACCTCGGCGAGGTCGATGCCGCCCTGCTGCGCCAGGTGCGCGGCGGGGACGCCCCGGCCGCCGCGCCGGCGCCGGCCGCGTTGGACCTGCCGGACAACCTCGACGACCTCGACTTCGACGCCCTGCTCGACAGCCTGCACGGCGAAGGCGCCATCCCCGGCGCGGCGCCCGCGCCCGCCCCGGTTGCCGCGCCGCCTCCGCCCAGGCCCGCAGCGCCCGCAAAACCGGCCGCCGCCGAAAAACCGGCGCCCGCCGCGACGGAAACCGAACAGACCGTGCGCGTCGACGTGCGCCGCCTGGACGCGCTGGTCAACCTGGTCGGCGAACTGGTGCTGGCGCGCAACCGCCTGAAGACCCTGCGGCCGGGCGTGCACGACGAGAACCTCGACCGCGCGGTGACCGCGCTCGACACCGTGACCGCGCGCCTGCAGGGCGCGGTGATGTCGGCGCGCATGCAGCCGGTCAGCCGCGTGTTCACCCGCTTCCCCAAGCTGGCGCGCGACGTCGCCCGGCAGTTGAAGAAGCAGGTCGAGCTGGTGGTCGAGGGCGGGGAAACCGAACTCGACCGCAACCTGGTCGAAGCCCTGGCCGATCCGCTGGTGCACTTGGTACGCAACGCCATCGACCACGGCATCGAGATGCCGGACGCCCGCCGCGCCGCCGGCAAGCCGGAACAGGGCACCGTGCGCCTGACCGCGCAGCAGGAAGGCGACCACGTCGCCATCGAGGTCAGCGACGACGGCGGCGGCATCGACCCCGAGGCGATCCGCCGCAGCGCGATCCGCAAGGGCCTGATCGACACCGAGGCCGCCGCCCGGCTGGGCGAGGACGAATGCCTGTCGCTGCTGTTCCTGCCCGGCTTCTCCACCCGCACCGAAGTCTCCGACCTGTCCGGCCGCGGCGTCGGCATGGACGTGGTGCAGTCCAAGATCCGCGAGCTGTCCGGCCAGGTGCAGATCCAGTCCGACCTCGGCAAAGGCTCGCGCTTCATCATCCGCGTGCCGCTCACCCTGGCGATCCTGCCGACCCTGCTGGTGGAGCTGGACGACGACGTCTACGCGCTGCCGCTGGTGCGCGTCATCGAGGTGGTCACCCACGACGACAGCGAAGTGCTGTGGATGGACGGCCAGAAGATTCTCGACCTGCGCGAGCGCCCGCTGCCGGTGCTGTCGCTGCGCGAATGGCTGGGCCTGGGCGACGGCCGCACGACCGAAGCCACTCGCGGCGTGGTGCTGCAGGCCGGCGAGCAGCGCTTCTGCCTGCTGGTCGACCGCGTGGTCGGCCGCGAGGAAGTGGTGATCAAGGCGCTGCCGCGCAGCCTGCGCGGATTGCCCGGCTATGCCGGCGCCAGCTTGGTCGGCGACGGCCGCATGGCGCTGATCCTGGACGTCGACGCATTGCTCGAATCCGCGCAGCGCGGCTCAAGCGCCAACGCGCGCAGCCGTTAG
- a CDS encoding STAS domain-containing protein, which yields MPLSLQADLGIEQVADLQAALQSHFDDEVLELSGADVSRVHTAGLQLLHAFMRDRAARGRVTTITLPSPTLVEAARQLALAASLGVDTVPGDTE from the coding sequence ATGCCATTGTCACTGCAAGCCGACCTCGGCATCGAACAGGTCGCCGACCTGCAAGCGGCGCTGCAATCGCATTTCGACGACGAGGTGCTGGAGCTGTCCGGCGCCGACGTGTCGCGCGTGCACACCGCCGGGCTGCAGCTGCTGCACGCCTTCATGCGGGACCGCGCCGCGCGCGGCCGCGTCACCACCATTACCCTTCCCTCTCCCACCCTGGTTGAAGCCGCGCGCCAGCTCGCGCTCGCGGCCAGCCTGGGCGTCGATACCGTCCCCGGAGACACCGAGTGA
- a CDS encoding RNA polymerase sigma factor FliA, whose product MINAGAAQYRAQQTGDAAAIVGRHAELVRRIAHHLAARLPSSVEIDDLIQAGMIGLIEAARNFQSDQGATFETYASIRIRGAMIDAIRAGDWVPRSVHRRYRDVVAATRSIEQREGRTATSQEIAGALGMSVDDYHHILQDAARGQLLSLDEYAEEHDGEPRLDQHDSFTPARRFEQGAFRAALGDAIDNLPEREQLVLSLYYEQEMNLREIGAVLNVSESRVCQIHGQAMLRLRSRLTDWRSEIDAEVA is encoded by the coding sequence ATGATCAACGCGGGGGCCGCCCAGTACCGCGCACAGCAGACCGGTGACGCCGCCGCCATCGTGGGACGGCACGCCGAACTGGTGCGCCGGATCGCCCACCACCTGGCCGCGCGCCTGCCGTCCAGCGTGGAGATCGACGACCTGATCCAGGCCGGCATGATCGGCCTGATCGAGGCCGCGCGTAACTTCCAGTCCGACCAGGGCGCCACCTTCGAGACCTACGCCTCGATCCGCATCCGCGGCGCGATGATCGACGCGATCCGCGCCGGCGACTGGGTGCCGCGCTCGGTGCACCGCCGCTACCGCGACGTGGTCGCCGCCACCCGCAGCATCGAGCAGCGCGAGGGCCGCACCGCCACCTCGCAGGAGATCGCCGGCGCGCTCGGCATGAGCGTCGACGACTACCACCACATCCTGCAGGACGCCGCCCGCGGCCAGCTGCTGAGCCTGGACGAATACGCCGAGGAACACGACGGCGAACCGCGGCTCGACCAGCACGACAGCTTCACCCCCGCCCGCCGCTTCGAGCAGGGCGCGTTCCGTGCCGCCCTCGGCGATGCCATCGACAACCTGCCCGAGCGCGAGCAGCTGGTGCTGTCGCTGTACTACGAGCAGGAAATGAATCTGCGCGAGATCGGCGCGGTCCTCAACGTCAGCGAGTCGCGGGTCTGCCAGATCCACGGCCAGGCCATGCTCCGGCTGCGCTCGCGGCTGACCGACTGGCGCAGCGAGATCGACGCGGAAGTCGCCTGA
- a CDS encoding P-loop NTPase, with the protein MHSPDSASNANATPSVPRVIAVTGGKGGVGKTTTSINLAMALVHAGQRTLLLDTDLGLANVDVMLGLSPQYTLADVFAGRCELRDTVVEGPRGLLVVPAASGKRHMTELLPQQHVGLVNAFSHLDIPLDVMIVDTPAGISDGVLTFCQAAQDVILVVCDEPASVTDAYALIKVLSRDRGVNRVQVLANQVPNVNEGRVVFDKLERVTSRFLDVTLSYLGAIPRDEWLRLAVQRQESVVEAFPTAPASLAFRDIVRKIGQWQAPQGPRGHVEFFTERLIAAQGSACA; encoded by the coding sequence ATGCATTCGCCTGATTCCGCTTCCAACGCGAACGCCACCCCCTCCGTGCCGCGCGTGATCGCCGTCACCGGCGGCAAGGGCGGCGTCGGCAAGACCACCACCTCCATCAACCTGGCGATGGCGCTGGTGCACGCCGGCCAGCGCACCCTGCTGCTGGACACCGACCTTGGCCTCGCCAACGTCGACGTGATGCTGGGGCTGTCGCCGCAGTACACCCTGGCCGACGTGTTCGCCGGCCGCTGCGAGCTGCGCGACACCGTGGTCGAAGGCCCGCGCGGCCTGCTGGTGGTGCCGGCGGCCTCGGGCAAGCGCCACATGACCGAGCTGCTGCCGCAGCAGCACGTCGGCCTGGTCAACGCGTTCTCGCACCTCGACATCCCGCTGGACGTGATGATCGTGGACACGCCGGCCGGCATCAGCGACGGCGTGCTGACCTTCTGCCAGGCCGCGCAGGACGTGATCCTGGTGGTCTGCGACGAGCCGGCCTCGGTCACCGACGCCTACGCCCTGATCAAGGTGCTGAGCCGCGACCGCGGCGTGAACCGGGTGCAGGTGCTGGCCAACCAGGTGCCCAACGTCAACGAAGGACGGGTGGTGTTCGACAAGCTCGAACGCGTCACCTCGCGCTTCCTCGACGTCACCCTGTCCTACCTCGGCGCCATCCCGCGCGACGAATGGTTGCGGCTGGCCGTGCAGCGCCAGGAATCGGTGGTCGAAGCCTTCCCCACCGCCCCGGCCTCGCTGGCATTCCGTGATATCGTCCGCAAAATCGGACAGTGGCAGGCGCCGCAGGGGCCGCGCGGCCACGTCGAGTTCTTCACCGAACGTCTGATTGCCGCCCAGGGGAGTGCCTGTGCATGA
- a CDS encoding protein phosphatase CheZ, with amino-acid sequence MSMPTRPPSMPAGDAQIVERLHAAMSALEQGDNAAWKHHLDSLLEWRRQPVVESLVKLARELDDLERTIDARIPGAGTASANGGLPDACSRLEHVVKMTEEASMRTLDLADECRTLLGTIGAEHEATVDAIRSRLSAMVEAQSFQDLTGQIIQRVIQLIRSLQSGLGDIQALHGEDGKGHGPAVNGVDPPAATQDEANDLLANLGL; translated from the coding sequence ATGAGCATGCCCACGCGTCCGCCCTCCATGCCCGCCGGCGACGCCCAGATCGTCGAGCGCCTGCACGCGGCGATGTCCGCGCTGGAACAGGGCGACAACGCGGCCTGGAAGCACCATCTGGATTCCCTGCTCGAATGGCGCCGCCAGCCGGTGGTGGAAAGCCTGGTCAAGCTCGCGCGCGAACTGGACGACCTGGAGCGCACGATCGACGCGCGCATCCCCGGCGCCGGCACCGCGTCCGCCAACGGCGGCCTGCCGGACGCGTGCAGCCGGCTCGAACACGTGGTCAAGATGACCGAAGAGGCCAGCATGCGCACGCTCGACCTCGCCGACGAATGCCGCACCCTGCTGGGCACCATCGGCGCCGAGCACGAGGCCACCGTCGACGCGATCCGCTCGCGGCTGTCGGCGATGGTGGAAGCGCAGAGCTTCCAGGACCTCACCGGCCAGATCATCCAGCGGGTGATCCAGCTGATCCGCTCCCTGCAATCCGGCCTTGGCGACATCCAGGCGCTGCACGGCGAAGACGGCAAGGGCCACGGCCCCGCCGTCAACGGCGTCGATCCTCCCGCAGCCACCCAGGACGAAGCCAACGACCTGCTCGCCAACCTCGGACTCTGA
- the cheY gene encoding chemotaxis response regulator CheY, giving the protein MDKGIRILIVDDFSTMRRIVKNLLSDLGFTNFAEADDGSTALVELQKAKFDLVVTDWNMPGMPGIDLLKAIRADAALAKIPVLMVTAEAKREQIIEAAQAGVNGYIIKPFTAATLEDKLVKIFERMEKAA; this is encoded by the coding sequence ATGGACAAGGGCATCCGCATCCTCATCGTTGACGATTTCTCGACCATGCGCCGCATCGTCAAGAACCTGCTCAGCGATCTGGGCTTCACCAACTTCGCGGAAGCGGACGACGGCTCGACCGCGCTGGTCGAGCTGCAGAAGGCCAAGTTCGACCTGGTCGTCACCGACTGGAACATGCCCGGCATGCCCGGCATCGACCTGCTCAAGGCGATCCGCGCCGACGCCGCGCTGGCCAAGATTCCCGTGCTGATGGTCACCGCCGAGGCCAAGCGCGAGCAGATCATCGAAGCCGCGCAGGCCGGCGTGAACGGCTACATCATCAAGCCGTTCACCGCCGCCACCCTGGAAGACAAGCTGGTCAAGATCTTCGAACGCATGGAGAAAGCCGCATGA
- the flhF gene encoding flagellar biosynthesis protein FlhF, with translation MRTALRMVRDEQGPDAVILSSRQAAEGGVEVVAATDYDEALVQQTLRTMSAPAAEAPPPAATPTPAPARERAVFKIDGVPVAPLPQTAAQPSPQSSPQERQPSRLEQMMAAFKPAPRGPEPMPSAQPQPVAVAAPLPPRVEPRAVIDDEMQPADFAAALRRASVPAPPPAPVVAEAIALVPARFEPAAVEPAPALPEPAPEERVQDGAPALRVVATDPAVATLRAELAAMRKVIERELGQFAVERLRGSPARAAALDALAAFGCDDALAQRLAQRLDPTLPADAILAPLRAELAAELPVLRNELLEDGGVVALLGPTGAGKTTTIAKLAARFAARHRARDVALISADNERAGAREQLHVLGRRLGVTVCDADGPEALTHALEQLEDYPLVLIDTAGHGLRDRALLRQILWVRSASNVRSLLVLPANAHPADLSELLRRYRPAAPEGVVLTKLDESTCPGAALSVLVQHNLPVAYTAAGQCVPDDIELADARYLAGMIDIPRRGATSIPSDEGHHAFA, from the coding sequence ATGCGCACCGCGCTGCGCATGGTCCGCGACGAACAAGGCCCGGACGCCGTGATCCTGTCCAGCCGCCAGGCCGCCGAAGGCGGCGTGGAAGTGGTGGCCGCCACCGATTACGACGAGGCGCTGGTGCAGCAGACCCTGCGCACGATGAGCGCCCCGGCTGCGGAAGCGCCGCCGCCCGCAGCGACACCGACGCCTGCGCCGGCCCGCGAACGCGCCGTGTTCAAGATCGACGGCGTGCCGGTGGCGCCGCTGCCGCAGACGGCCGCACAGCCGTCCCCGCAGTCTTCCCCGCAAGAGCGCCAGCCCAGCCGGCTGGAACAGATGATGGCCGCGTTCAAGCCCGCGCCGCGCGGGCCGGAGCCGATGCCGTCGGCGCAACCGCAGCCGGTGGCCGTCGCGGCGCCGCTTCCGCCGCGCGTCGAACCGCGTGCCGTGATCGATGACGAAATGCAGCCGGCGGATTTCGCCGCCGCCCTGCGCCGCGCGTCGGTTCCGGCCCCGCCGCCGGCCCCGGTCGTGGCGGAAGCGATCGCGCTGGTTCCCGCCCGTTTCGAGCCGGCCGCCGTGGAGCCGGCGCCCGCGCTGCCGGAACCAGCGCCGGAAGAAAGAGTGCAGGACGGCGCGCCCGCCCTGCGCGTGGTCGCCACCGACCCGGCCGTCGCTACCCTGCGCGCCGAACTGGCGGCGATGCGCAAGGTGATCGAGCGCGAGCTGGGCCAGTTCGCGGTCGAGCGCCTGCGCGGCTCGCCCGCCCGCGCGGCGGCGCTCGACGCGCTGGCCGCGTTCGGCTGCGACGACGCGCTGGCCCAGCGCCTCGCCCAGCGCCTCGACCCCACCCTGCCCGCCGACGCCATCCTCGCGCCGCTGCGCGCGGAACTGGCCGCGGAGCTGCCGGTCCTGCGCAACGAACTGCTGGAAGACGGCGGCGTGGTCGCCCTGCTCGGGCCGACCGGCGCCGGCAAGACCACCACCATCGCCAAGCTGGCCGCCCGCTTCGCCGCGCGCCACCGCGCCCGCGACGTCGCCCTGATCAGCGCCGACAACGAACGCGCCGGCGCCCGCGAACAGCTGCACGTGCTCGGCCGGCGGCTGGGCGTCACCGTCTGCGACGCCGACGGCCCTGAAGCGCTGACCCACGCGCTGGAGCAGCTGGAGGACTACCCGCTGGTGCTGATCGACACCGCCGGTCACGGCCTGCGCGACCGCGCCCTGCTCCGGCAGATCCTGTGGGTGCGCTCCGCCAGCAACGTGCGCAGCCTGCTGGTGCTGCCGGCCAACGCGCATCCGGCCGACCTGTCCGAACTGCTGCGCCGCTACCGCCCGGCGGCGCCCGAAGGCGTGGTGCTGACCAAGCTCGACGAAAGCACCTGCCCGGGAGCAGCGCTCTCGGTGCTGGTGCAGCATAATCTGCCGGTGGCCTACACCGCCGCCGGCCAGTGCGTCCCCGACGACATCGAGCTGGCCGACGCCCGGTACCTGGCCGGCATGATCGACATCCCGCGCCGCGGCGCGACCAGCATTCCTAGCGACGAAGGCCACCATGCATTCGCCTGA
- a CDS encoding chemotaxis protein CheW encodes MSPQGTTLAAKPESDVIVDAYVDALLGMPTAASPQADATAAAHAPEPAAGTEPAGAAEPVVLEAVEPEPAPQATDEAAPELDGDRDACEPDNAPEPEPAVAVDPALVLELLAEFERETQPAVAPETAPATLPVSEPAVAQVRPPAAESRDVPAPFRPVEVAAGADAPAAPVGQRWLRVSIGDDRYAVELLRVQEVVRLAPVIAVRGAVPSLLGVMNLRGRVVPVHDLGLWLRRAAVRTDERSRIVVLEYKDELVGLLVTAVTDVVTLDAPQIEPPTPGLRDRIGMGIARTPGAPPTVLLDARVVFD; translated from the coding sequence ATGAGCCCGCAGGGAACCACCCTGGCCGCGAAGCCGGAGAGCGACGTGATCGTCGACGCCTACGTCGACGCGCTACTGGGCATGCCGACGGCTGCCTCGCCGCAGGCGGACGCGACCGCCGCCGCGCACGCACCGGAGCCGGCCGCCGGTACCGAACCGGCGGGCGCTGCCGAACCCGTCGTCCTTGAAGCCGTCGAGCCCGAGCCCGCGCCGCAGGCCACGGACGAGGCGGCGCCCGAACTGGACGGCGATCGCGACGCATGCGAACCGGACAATGCCCCGGAGCCGGAGCCGGCCGTGGCCGTCGACCCGGCGCTGGTGCTGGAGCTGCTTGCCGAGTTCGAGAGGGAAACCCAGCCGGCCGTGGCCCCGGAGACGGCTCCGGCGACGCTGCCGGTTTCCGAGCCAGCCGTGGCGCAGGTCCGTCCGCCCGCCGCCGAGTCCCGCGACGTACCCGCTCCGTTCCGTCCGGTCGAGGTGGCGGCGGGCGCGGACGCCCCCGCCGCCCCGGTCGGTCAGCGCTGGCTGCGCGTCTCGATCGGCGACGACCGCTACGCGGTGGAGCTGCTGCGGGTGCAGGAAGTGGTCCGGCTGGCGCCGGTGATCGCGGTGCGCGGCGCGGTGCCCTCGCTGCTCGGGGTGATGAATCTGCGCGGGCGGGTGGTGCCGGTGCACGACCTGGGCCTCTGGCTGCGCCGGGCCGCGGTGCGGACGGACGAGCGCTCGCGCATCGTGGTGCTCGAGTACAAGGACGAGCTGGTCGGCCTGCTGGTGACCGCGGTGACCGACGTCGTCACCCTCGATGCTCCGCAGATCGAACCGCCCACGCCGGGCCTGCGCGACCGCATCGGCATGGGCATCGCGCGCACCCCGGGCGCGCCGCCGACGGTGCTGCTGGACGCGCGCGTGGTGTTCGACTGA
- the motD gene encoding flagellar motor protein MotD codes for MARRPRHQHEEHLNHEAWAIPYGDLLTLLLAFFVVMYAISSLNEGKYRVVADALSAAFGGAPRSIKPIQVGQVQLRGGDFDHPSVIDTGARRGPAQPSRIEVPMPINRREQQNQKAGAGDEEAGQDQLHALGDRIEQALSGLVESGLVRVRRGRNFLEVEIQSDLLFASGVAAPSATALGTIRQLATVLRDVPNAVRVEGYTDNQPIRTAQFRSNWDLSAARATNVVYELIDSGIAPARLASMGYGEYQPIADNATEAGRSANRRVELVILSSARGVDSVMDGLDMRGAKAAADASAAAGAATPTMGAP; via the coding sequence ATGGCCCGCCGCCCCCGCCACCAGCACGAAGAACACCTCAACCACGAAGCGTGGGCGATCCCCTACGGCGACCTGCTCACCCTGCTGCTCGCCTTCTTCGTGGTGATGTACGCGATCTCCTCGCTCAACGAAGGCAAGTACCGGGTAGTCGCCGATGCGCTGTCGGCCGCGTTCGGCGGCGCGCCGCGCTCGATCAAGCCGATCCAGGTCGGCCAAGTACAACTGCGCGGCGGCGACTTCGACCATCCTTCGGTGATCGACACCGGCGCCCGCCGCGGCCCGGCCCAGCCCAGCCGCATCGAAGTGCCGATGCCGATCAACCGGCGGGAACAGCAGAACCAGAAAGCCGGCGCGGGCGACGAGGAAGCCGGCCAGGACCAATTGCACGCGCTCGGCGACCGCATCGAGCAGGCCCTGTCCGGCCTGGTGGAAAGCGGACTGGTGCGGGTGCGCCGCGGCAGGAATTTCCTGGAAGTGGAAATCCAGAGCGACCTGCTGTTCGCCAGCGGCGTCGCCGCCCCCAGCGCCACCGCGCTGGGCACGATCCGCCAGCTCGCCACCGTCCTGCGCGACGTGCCCAACGCCGTGCGCGTGGAGGGCTATACCGACAACCAGCCGATCCGCACCGCACAGTTCCGCTCCAACTGGGACCTGTCGGCGGCGCGCGCCACCAACGTGGTCTACGAACTGATCGATTCCGGCATCGCGCCCGCGCGGCTGGCGTCGATGGGCTACGGCGAATACCAGCCGATCGCCGACAACGCCACCGAGGCGGGCCGCAGCGCCAACCGGCGGGTCGAGCTGGTGATCCTGTCCAGCGCCCGCGGCGTGGACAGCGTGATGGACGGATTGGACATGCGCGGGGCGAAGGCCGCCGCGGACGCATCGGCAGCGGCCGGCGCGGCGACACCGACGATGGGAGCACCGTGA
- a CDS encoding flagellar motor protein, whose translation MDILSVIGAILGLVALLGGSMLKGAGLSGLWSPAAFVIVILGTCASILLQTPMHTFSRAIRIVGWVFFPPPQDPHALIARMVDWSTTSRKQGLLALEPLVDQESDPFLRRGLQMVVDGVEPDTMRQMLEIEAQAQHHRDTSAAKVFEGMGIYAPTLGIIGAVLGLMAVMKNLTDPSKLGHGIAAAFTATIYGIASANLLFLPMASKLKGVVHRQQVEREMLIEGLIAIAEGENPRNIESRLNGFLH comes from the coding sequence ATGGATATCCTCAGTGTCATCGGCGCGATCCTCGGCCTGGTCGCCCTGCTCGGCGGCAGCATGCTCAAGGGCGCCGGCCTGTCCGGGCTGTGGTCGCCGGCCGCGTTCGTCATCGTCATCCTCGGCACCTGCGCTTCGATCCTGCTGCAGACGCCGATGCACACCTTCAGCCGCGCGATTCGGATCGTCGGCTGGGTGTTCTTCCCGCCGCCGCAGGACCCGCACGCGCTGATCGCGCGGATGGTCGACTGGAGCACCACCTCGCGCAAGCAGGGCCTGCTGGCGCTGGAGCCGCTGGTGGACCAGGAGAGCGACCCGTTCCTGCGCCGCGGCCTGCAGATGGTGGTGGACGGCGTGGAGCCGGACACCATGCGGCAGATGCTGGAGATCGAGGCGCAGGCGCAGCACCACCGCGACACCTCCGCGGCCAAGGTGTTCGAGGGCATGGGCATCTACGCGCCCACCCTCGGCATCATCGGCGCGGTACTGGGCCTGATGGCGGTGATGAAGAACCTGACCGATCCCAGCAAGCTGGGCCACGGCATCGCCGCCGCGTTCACCGCGACCATCTACGGCATCGCCTCGGCCAACCTGCTGTTCCTGCCGATGGCCTCCAAGCTCAAGGGCGTGGTGCATCGCCAGCAGGTCGAGCGGGAAATGCTGATCGAGGGCCTGATCGCGATCGCCGAGGGCGAGAACCCGCGCAACATCGAATCGCGCCTCAACGGCTTCCTGCACTGA